The Macadamia integrifolia cultivar HAES 741 unplaced genomic scaffold, SCU_Mint_v3 scaffold3330, whole genome shotgun sequence genomic sequence AGCGGGCACCTTGATCACATTGTTGGTGTCAGTGCAAGCTAAAACTATAGCAGGCACAAGGCAAATTTcaaggttttttattttattttctaaaagagggaaattttcaagggcattttttatattttaaaatataaattaccCCTGATCCTGGTTGTGGTCCAGCACCCTGGCTCTAGGCCTTCACTTTCATGGTTCCTAACCCAGGGAAGGCAAGAATATGAAAGGGAACTTTTTCCGGTGGCTTGGTTTTCTCATCATGATTTAgtttgggaaaaagaacacgAAAAGACAATGTAGCTCCTATGCCAAACATAATAAAGGTTGAAATGATCACTTCATCCCTCATAAAAAACAGAAATCTCCCAACCCCTCCCCCCCTCAACCTATATACTCGTGCTCCCATTGGTTTCATGCTAGTGTAGAGGCTACGTTGCCCCTTAGGAGCCCTTCCCTTTTTATCAAGTTGCATGACCTGTCTAGTTAGAATATTTGGCTTTTTGGAGGCCAGAGAGATTTTCTGACTACTGAAATTGAGTCTTTTTGAGAGAGAAAGTATATGATCTTCTTTATTCACTTGAAGGTAGTTCGTAATATTAGGAATAGGAGTATCACTTATGTCCTAAATGAGAGAGAAAGTATATGATCTTCTTTCTATTGCTAATGTATTATCCAAACATCTTAATTAGTTCCATTTATTCCACATCTAAACCTTTTGAGCCATCACTCGTAGACAGTTTATTTGATCCTATGGAGTATgatgaggaaaaaaataagTGGCATATACCAACCAGTGCCTTGCCAAATACCTACCAATGCCAATCAAAAACGCTAATTATAAGAGGCATGTATATCACATAGATCTATCCATAGATTTTctttagatttaaaaatttttacttCTCTAAGTCCCATTGCATCCAactagagacaagtaaaaaataaaaggcatatCATTGATTTTTAGAGGATTATGCTAAATTTTAGAAATTCTTAAAACATATAATTTAGCATTTAAATAGATGATGCGTCAACTTCAATCattggatagagaggacatgGTCTATATtggtcacatgtcaaatttcataatttAATTCACTTAAATATTCATTTGTTTGCATACACCCCAAGATCCTCGTAGCCATCAGGATGCACGCTTAAGGGTCTGAACGCTCCCATGTATATGTATGTCCATGCCATGTTTCAGTCAGTACTTTagaccttattttattttttattaaccaAGGTTATAGATGCACAAATGAGGCATCGAACCTGAGATCATGtgtttatttatataattttcaatttGTACTAACCATTTGGGCAATCCACCCTCAGTACTCTAAGTACTCTAGACAATTTGGGCTTAAAACAAACAATTTATATTTAAAGAAACCGTTAGAAAAGGGATGGTTTTGATTTGTATTGTGATTTCTGGAAACGTCACGCACTTTGTTACGTGAAAAAAcggtaagtttttttttttcctctgagAAATCAAGTTCATTACTGAGCTGGGTTTGCTACTATATGTTCCCGATCGAGCGTTAGGGTTACTTTAGCTGCCGAAGcccgaaagagagagagttaggGTTTCTGTCCCGAGGGAGCTGCAAGTCTGCAACAATGGTGGTGAAGCCGAGTAAGggtggaagaaaagaagaggtggTTACTAGAGAGTACACCATCAATCTCCACAAACGTCTACATGGATGGTAAGGGCGTATCTTCGCGACAAAATTATTTCatcttgtaatctttttttGCGTATATTGTTAGATCAGAAATGGCTTAGATATTTACGTACTTGTATTGAAATCTTACACTTCTCCCTGGGACCAACTCCGGTTTTCTTTCTCCGTTCCATTTTCTCTTTGGCTGTTTGAGATCTGTTACAAGTTTTTGTGCATTTGTTACCATTTAATTGCATCTTCTGTTGCTTAATTATGCTTATGTTCGTAAACTGGGTGCCATTTAGTTAATTTAGTGATTTTGTGTTGAATTTCAAGGCTcgatttctcctttttctctgtCATTATATTCCCTAGCCAGTTGTACACTCCATCCGTTCATGTTCGAGTTTTGAGagatttttattgtaaaaaaatgttaaaaatttCCAGTGGTGAAAATGGGTTGGTGAATTAAGGTTCAGGTGGTCGAAAATGTTCGAAGAGCCATTATTATTGAATGAGGTTGGAATTGAGCGCAGGCACTGCCATTTTATTTGTATTCACGCCTCAGTATTTCTTACTACTGTTCTGACAAGCTCTTGATTTGCCGGATTTGATTCTAGTGGCTTTATTTCTTAGCCTAACAGCGGGTGTTTGCGTATATAtgagattttgcacaccatatgTTGGTGTCTTTGAAATCATTCTCACCTTTATTGGGTAGTTGACTATGGCTATTGCAGGGTGTGGGTACCCTGACCATTTACTGCCATTTTCAAATGTTGTGTCTTTGTCCTCATCCCATAGGAGGAAGTGTGCATTCTTTTATGTGTGTCTTTTCACTCTAGAGGTGTAATTTTGTCTATGCGGattaggttcacgtacgagaatgtacaAGAAAGTCCTtgatccgtggatttagaatcaattttctctcttcatttaatagattttaaatctaTGGACCAGGgacgtacgagaacattctcgtacgtgaacctgatccgttcactgTATTATGTTCATTTTGCCAACAGAATGTTAGTTGGGAAACTTACATTTCCCTAAACCCCCTGGGTTTTAATATTGTAAATGACTAGCTGCTGCTAGTTGAAAACTGGGCTATGAATCTTGAAGTTATGATCTTTATGGTGGCAGATGACCTCAAGGACTAAATGAAGAATAACCACAATGGGTTCTTCTGGAGGGATAGAAAGCCCTCAAGAACTAAAGCCAACAGGTTCTGGACAAACAAATATTCATCCTCTATTAAGTTCTAAATGTTTTCAGAGATGTGATAATCTATTCTAATCTATTTTATATCTGTAGATTTCTAAATAGGAGTTCTACCCCCATTTCAAATACTTTACTTTTAATCTACAAAATGCGATATCTAAGTTGTATTTTTGCCAGGCCTGGAAAATACTCATGTCACCCTTCATGGACCCTTATACATCTCTGATTCCTTACATTGAcatgtcttttatttctttgggCAAGGACACatcttttggaaaattttgtaaTGTAATAATTTTATTTGGCCATGGTACAGTAGACAATTCAATGTGTCATTTGTTATCTATTGGTACTATTGATCGTGCAAAGGTTTTACAATTGTATGATATCTGGTCATAGTTGTCCCGGCGTCCTTGGGTCCAAGGCAACTGACTGTTCACAGCTCTAGTAGTACTATTGCTCCTTACATGGTTGTCTGTTTCTTTCCCTCCATTTCCTTCTATGAATCCCCATCTTTATACCTTGGATTGCTTACACTGTGATCTTGTTCACAGCACATTCAAGAAGATGGCTCCCAAGGCCATAAAGGAAATCAGGAAGTTTGCCCAGAAAGCAATGGGGACAACTGATGTTAGAGTTGATGTGAAGCTGAACAAGCATGTATGGAGCAGAGGAATCAGGAGTGTGCCAAGACGGGTCCGTGTGCGAATTGCCCGAAAGAGGAATGACGAGGAAGATGCCAAAGAGGAGCTCTACTCATTGGTTACTGTTGCAGAGGTCCCAGCTGAAGGGCTGAAGGGTTTGGGAACCAAGGTCATTGAAGAAGGGGAGTGAACTAACCTGCTCCTCTGTTTGTTGAGGTAAACTTTCAATTTTGGTCCATGTAGTTCGCAAATTGGTTAAGAGGTGAACTTTCAGTTTTGGTCCATGTAGTTCAGAAACTTCGTCCTTGTTTTGGATTTTGCAACAAATTTTCTGGGACGGGGCTAATGCAACTTGAATTATTAACGACATCATTCTTACAAGATTGAGAGTTGTTAATATGTACTATAGCGCCCCAAATAGTTTTAGCATGAGAGTGAGAATCAAATTATTCTGCAATGAATTTGTTTACCAAATAACCAGAGAATGAAATTTCTGTTAGTGAAAAGTCTCTCTGAACCGCCATGGTACCCTATGCCTCCTTGCatcaatttttttgttcatttttttaggagaaaacaaataaataaaatacggATAGGGTTATCTGAGCAAGAGGGGAGCGTGCCAATGAGTGATAAAATGCCATGAATGGTACATTGGAGGGTAacaaggtcatttcatgtgaggaatgAGGAGTAAGGAGAGGTGACTCAGAGAACTGTTACTTGTTTTTTATTATGAGGTTTTGGTTCCAtgtgttagaactccctatgggtttgagattgaaaccctatggaggaaaccacacaggaaaaacaagaacacgaatctaataaaattatagaggatttaattgtacctttcaccaagtatgttgaagatgattgatgttggtcactcccactttcgctctcttggcttggctatggatcttctacaaccccttaaacctccttggttctctcactttagtggtaaagtggggaagagtgaataatggctgtagggacccaaaacctagtatttataatactgtcctgcactcaaaaccctaaaccacaatgggttgagccagcatatccctaagcttgagagtggaccgaaccggttcatgcaatttgactctcacccatttaatcaacccaaataattaatttagcccataaatccaacaatctcccacttgggctacattaattataaggatgtcttttaaattggtgtggccatagaatcttattacattaaccactcttattgtgattcagttgaaaaaccactcacatcgaataacagcagaagatacacctcaatatacggcatacaactttctgttattacaaacataagtaagtttcttaacacgaatctatgtgggataccatcatagaaacattgacatatcctcaaattacactgttgtcattctatgtaggtccttaactgagatattaaccttcactgtggcaaatcgcctttgacctgtggttaatatctaactgtggccttccgcctataaactgtgacaaatattgcctatgaactgtgacaaatactgtcttaaaatgtggcaaacattaccttttgaattgtggcaaaaatattgcctataaactgagacaattactgcctataaaaacattttcaaatgaaatcataaaccaaatatttcaagaaataactgtgcataatgtaaatgctaaaacttaaccataattcatcaaactgtgccccaaaacatatgggctaaggttcaaaacataaacaaatactaaacaaaaccagaactcccactaatcaagcatttcaaataactgtatgtaaagaaatcctaactacttgatgtgaccaaattttacttgctctcaattgctgatgatcagtctacctcaccctttattagtatcattctgcttatcaaccccagaattcttccttttctctaaccatttcttgaaaataaaacagtccttcttcacatgtcctttcttatggcaccaaaaacactctacgttgttggtattctcttcatcctgagccttttgagatgtgtcaagttcttgagagctatttgtcctgtcatatggcttgacgcttcctctgttggaaaaatttttgttccttctgcttggtccaccagaagatcccttgtgaaaagttgcatgtgcactctcaaacctagtttgtttcaatttttcttcctcttgagtgcaaatggaaatgagctcatttaggctccaatcgtccttcagtgcaatgtaggtagattggataaccttatactgactagggagggtattcagtgcaatgtgtacaatatattcttcatcgatctgtattccaagatccttaagtttaccagcatcagtagctacacccaaaatgtattctctaacactcccacatccatcataccttgtattcattagcctggtcatcaatgtggttttctcagctttcttgttgtgttgaaatctacctttaatagcatccaggaattcttttgcagtgtctttgatctctatgttcccacgtataatttcagaaactgccttttttaaaaccagtatgcactttctgtttgcttcagtccatttcttaaacttggtcctttcagcacttctgctcgagtctgtgagaggctcaggtttaggctccctaagtgccaagtctaagtcaagaagacctaaatgcaattctaattctttcacccacttttgatagttgttaccagtgagtattgggatggaagatacataacttgagNNNNNNNNNNNNNNNNNNNNtgatgatgaaattttttttcgaACTACCCATCATGGcttgaattgaatgaaattgaaggCATAGGAGTTGGAAGAAGTAAGGAGCAGATTGAAGAACACGAAGGATAGGAGGCAGAAAGCCATGTTTGTGGTTGCCTTCAGCGATTCAAGAGTAATGGGAGCTTTACAGTACAAAAATGAGGACACACCCCCTCTTTCCCCTCTTTATCTTCTACTCAACGGAAGCGTGGAAACTTCTAAATTGCTCTGTTGGGTCGAAAGGAAAATAGAGGGTCTGAAGAAGTTGAAACTTTAGCCATCCTTGAAAGTATTCGGAAAGCTGGAAATGTAGGACTAATGGAGGACTTCATTTTCTTGTCAGTGATGCATAATTGACTATGGAACTAATGGAGAGGAATGATTTGTCTCTGGAAGTTATATTAGTGGCCcatttattctctttcttccaCGTAAAACCAATCAAATAAATCTTCAAAGGGAAGATTAAACAACTGTGTGGGGAGCGAGGGGATAAGTAGGGGTGAGCACATTGCACTAGAGGGTGGGTCAAGAGGATGCGAGAGATACAAGACAGTGGGTTGCAGAGTcgcagcagagagagagagagagagaggtgctaTGGCGTTGGCAGTGGAGATGTGGTGGATGGATTGAACGATTGAGAATATTTCTCATCTCATTCTACAGTCAATAGAGTGTAGATTTCTCTTCCCCTCTCTCTGAAGGATACTCATGTATGCTCCCCCATTTGCCCAGGTGATAGCATGGAGGCCACGCATTCAGGTATATTTCTTCATCCCATATGTATATTAGGCAAGAGTTTCTATGACCAGTTTCATTGGTGTTGGATGAGGACAAAGAAGGCCGAAATGACTTAACCACCCccttcctctatttttttttaaggcaaaTAAGAGTACTTTCTGTGAGGGACTGTGGCCCTGCACCAACGAAGGGTTCAGTGGGAGCACAATAGGAAACATCAACAGGATGGACATTTCTGCTATTACTTGGAAACATCTAACTTGCTTTGTTAGGTCATCTTTCTCGAGTCATGGAGTAGTTTATGGGTATAGGAACATCAATCCTTAGAAGTATGTACTAGGAAAGCTGAAAATAGAAAACTAGTGGAAGACTTCATTTTCTTGATCAGCGATGCAAAATTGACTGTGGAGCTACTGATGAGGAATGATTTATCTCTTGAAGTTATATTAGTTGCCCAattgttctctttctttccacttactacTGAAAAGGAATGATTCTTCTCCGGAAGTTAAATTAGTCACCCAtttgttctcttttattccaccaAAAATTCAGAGTTTCTCAGTCACTCTTGACATGACACATATTAGTGGCCATaccatatgaaatatgaaaatttcatatgGAAATGAGTTCgagataaaagataaaaaaataaaaataaatgaataaataaaaagaggaaagaaaaaagaacgaTAATGTAAGGTTGTCAATTTAGAATCGATTATGAAATCGATATGTTTAAGATCgaatcaaattgaatcaaaatacatcaattcagttttggttttaaaagcTGAAATCTTTTCTCTGTTCGACTCCACTTTCATGATTGAAACCATTGAATCgaataaaattatattattttttatgatttcaatCAATGTAAATGAtaaattccatttctttttaatattttaaaaaaatttaatagatTATGACACTAATAAATAAGggtatttctgtttttttttttttaagtagaagGGTATTTCTGATGTTGGAGATATAAAAAGTTGCCCCAAATACCTCAAATAAGAccttaaataaatataaaatcgaaTAAGAAATAGaatacaaaatcaaaatcacatCAAATTAAACCGAGttgaa encodes the following:
- the LOC122068020 gene encoding 60S ribosomal protein L31-like — translated: MVVKPSKGGRKEEVVTREYTINLHKRLHGCTFKKMAPKAIKEIRKFAQKAMGTTDVRVDVKLNKHVWSRGIRSVPRRVRVRIARKRNDEEDAKEELYSLVTVAEVPAEGLKGLGTKVIEEGE